Proteins found in one Paenibacillus sp. FSL R10-2782 genomic segment:
- the istA gene encoding IS21 family transposase, whose product MKFKKNGYTGSSTILRVFMQPLRPVVQSKATERFETQPGEQAQVDWGHFRVDHDGRMKRLYAFAMVLGYSQAMYVKFTVDERLDTLMGCHTRVFEYFGGMTRHYLYDNMKTVVTGQDESGETIWNEPFARIAKHYGFTLRRCKPYRPRTKGNAENGVG is encoded by the coding sequence ATGAAATTCAAGAAAAATGGTTATACCGGCAGCAGTACCATTCTGCGTGTCTTTATGCAGCCGCTTAGGCCAGTGGTTCAGTCCAAGGCGACAGAGCGGTTTGAAACACAGCCTGGCGAGCAGGCACAGGTAGACTGGGGGCACTTCAGAGTGGATCATGACGGCCGAATGAAAAGGTTGTATGCGTTCGCTATGGTGCTTGGCTACTCGCAAGCGATGTATGTGAAATTTACAGTGGATGAGCGGTTGGATACGCTCATGGGGTGTCATACGAGAGTTTTCGAATACTTCGGCGGTATGACCCGTCACTATCTCTACGACAACATGAAGACGGTCGTAACTGGACAGGACGAAAGCGGCGAGACAATCTGGAACGAGCCATTTGCGCGGATTGCAAAACATTATGGTTTTACGCTGCGCCGGTGCAAGCCGTATCGGCCAAGAACCAAAGGAAATGCGGAAAACGGCGTCGGCTAA
- a CDS encoding helix-turn-helix domain-containing protein: protein MKDMKDKGMSITQIADELGRDRKTIRKWLQADEPVSYVIHKPVTGKLDAYKDY from the coding sequence ATGAAAGACATGAAGGATAAAGGGATGAGCATTACCCAGATCGCAGACGAGTTGGGACGTGACCGCAAGACGATCAGGAAGTGGTTGCAAGCAGACGAGCCGGTCAGTTATGTGATACACAAGCCGGTTACAGGCAAGCTGGATGCTTACAAAGATTACTAG
- a CDS encoding ABC transporter substrate-binding protein, with product MLKEEVIGIEEVGSPINVEKMLEVDPDLILVGSDESYDDLSKISPTVVLPWNVYDVREEIEKVGDIIGRQAEVRKWLNDFDAQA from the coding sequence ATGCTGAAAGAGGAGGTGATCGGCATTGAGGAGGTGGGCTCTCCGATCAATGTGGAGAAAATGCTGGAGGTAGACCCGGATCTGATTCTTGTCGGCAGCGATGAAAGCTATGACGATCTGTCCAAGATCTCACCGACGGTTGTACTTCCCTGGAATGTGTATGATGTGCGGGAGGAAATTGAGAAGGTCGGCGATATTATCGGCAGGCAGGCGGAGGTCCGGAAGTGGTTAAATGATTTTGACGCTCAAGCATGA
- a CDS encoding ABC transporter permease, with the protein MKHAIISLMKHPAAKSALITALMFQVIFSLVWMTGYKNVSNNVHNLKIALVTESNAQKELATRLKSALPFSTVILDSRETAMKQLENRDIQMAAVFNADFTGQPLSSNKPATIEYFINESNPQMIKAIMEKTVATITDHTNLEATATPPAVVSDLHYLHPVNGTHNQMLPMMMLLASFVGAMIMQLNMQQAAMTLSTRIGKWRLFGARTLINVAAAIVISAVGSTLVLALGGQNAGGFIALWLFQSLFLAAFMFYSQMFLIVFGMPGMLLNIISLSVQLVTSGATIPRELLSGFYHNISAFLPATYAVNGLMNLLFGGPSIGHATSILILFIVIYLGISTFAVMLRGKNKASQIQPTPAHH; encoded by the coding sequence ATGAAACATGCAATAATTTCGTTGATGAAACACCCTGCTGCCAAGAGCGCCCTGATTACCGCGCTAATGTTCCAGGTTATTTTCTCTCTGGTTTGGATGACCGGATATAAGAATGTATCCAACAACGTTCATAACTTAAAAATTGCTCTTGTCACTGAATCAAACGCACAAAAAGAATTAGCAACCCGTTTAAAATCTGCCCTGCCCTTTTCAACCGTTATTTTAGACTCGCGTGAAACGGCTATGAAGCAATTAGAAAACAGGGATATCCAGATGGCTGCTGTATTTAATGCTGATTTCACAGGCCAACCGCTGAGTTCCAACAAGCCCGCCACTATTGAATATTTTATCAATGAATCCAACCCACAGATGATTAAAGCAATTATGGAAAAAACGGTTGCAACGATTACAGATCATACGAACCTTGAGGCCACTGCGACACCCCCAGCTGTTGTCTCTGATCTTCACTACCTTCATCCTGTGAATGGAACCCATAACCAAATGCTGCCTATGATGATGTTATTGGCTTCCTTCGTTGGTGCTATGATTATGCAGTTAAACATGCAGCAAGCTGCCATGACATTAAGTACGCGCATCGGCAAGTGGAGGCTCTTTGGCGCCCGAACTCTGATCAATGTCGCCGCTGCCATTGTAATCTCCGCGGTAGGTTCGACTTTAGTGCTTGCTTTGGGTGGGCAAAATGCTGGCGGATTTATCGCGCTTTGGCTGTTTCAAAGTTTGTTTTTAGCCGCCTTCATGTTTTACTCGCAGATGTTCTTGATCGTATTCGGGATGCCTGGAATGCTCCTTAATATCATCAGTTTGTCCGTTCAGCTTGTGACCTCAGGCGCCACGATCCCGAGAGAATTACTATCCGGGTTTTATCATAATATCAGTGCGTTTTTACCTGCTACCTATGCAGTCAATGGTTTAATGAACCTATTATTCGGTGGGCCCAGTATCGGACATGCAACAAGTATCCTGATTCTGTTCATAGTGATATACTTGGGTATCAGCACATTTGCAGTTATGCTTAGAGGCAAGAACAAAGCCTCCCAAATACAACCTACTCCCGCACACCATTAA
- a CDS encoding TetR/AcrR family transcriptional regulator — protein MHEEPASKQRILQAAKRQFARQGFDATSLRQICTDAGVNTALISYHYGGKEQLFNAIYEQYYLPERYEHIFEVLNNPHTAMEAFIELMIKYRFEEPDLMAITYQELAMNSSRSHFIKQFLQPAWNLMKQIVTKGQERSMFYCPSLDYALTSIMGTLLYPPQISSIQPLMEKEVSYEDMLEYVTVYVFRILGSKLQDNR, from the coding sequence ATGCATGAAGAGCCTGCTTCCAAACAACGTATATTGCAGGCAGCTAAACGCCAATTTGCCAGACAAGGCTTTGATGCCACTAGCCTACGCCAAATCTGTACCGATGCAGGAGTCAACACAGCACTTATCTCCTACCATTATGGTGGAAAAGAACAGCTGTTCAACGCTATTTATGAACAGTATTATCTGCCAGAACGTTATGAGCACATCTTTGAGGTATTAAACAATCCTCATACCGCCATGGAAGCTTTTATCGAACTGATGATTAAATATCGCTTTGAAGAGCCCGATCTAATGGCTATCACGTATCAGGAGTTAGCTATGAATTCCAGCCGTTCACACTTTATCAAGCAATTTTTACAGCCCGCATGGAATCTAATGAAGCAGATCGTTACTAAGGGACAAGAACGATCTATGTTTTATTGCCCATCTCTGGATTATGCATTAACCAGTATTATGGGAACACTCCTTTACCCACCCCAGATCAGCTCCATTCAGCCGTTAATGGAAAAAGAAGTGAGTTATGAGGATATGCTCGAATATGTAACGGTATATGTTTTTCGTATTCTTGGAAGCAAATTACAGGATAATAGATAA
- a CDS encoding ATP-binding protein, translated as MLRKSLRVRIVFTFTLIVIVSLSLSFVITSLISQRRPDFKEQLPAVSADIASIINHADSGQRDKLVKLFSKYHVDIEAVQAGGAVPFGLTEEQVRPLFLPKAASPLLLKRDKGTIQIVGVPSFDDEGNAMVLRVNFTNVFYIMNQVLFIGLFIVLVIGSLLILLASRYIVEPVKRLTRAAEEMATGNLAIRLEHKQKDEFGELMDSFNHMVSELQKIDKMREDFVGNVSHEIQSPITSIRGFTAAIRDGLVPQDQQKEHMDIIYQETVRLSKLSEHLLRLASLDSDQHPVHRTEYRLDEQLRRVILLQEPLWTASKLELRLALQPCVVKLDADLFAQVWQNLLSNAIKHSMEGAVIEVDIEVKKETVLVHMKDEGQGIPAEDLPRIFDRFYRVDKSRNRSEGGNGLGLSIVKKIVELHGCKITVVSEDGKGSRFTVSIPLKVG; from the coding sequence ATGTTGAGAAAAAGTCTGCGAGTTCGCATTGTGTTTACTTTTACTCTCATTGTTATTGTCAGTCTCTCTTTGTCCTTTGTGATCACCTCCCTGATCTCACAGAGAAGACCGGACTTCAAAGAACAGTTGCCTGCCGTCTCTGCTGATATAGCGTCTATTATTAACCATGCAGATTCCGGCCAGCGTGACAAGCTGGTGAAACTGTTCTCTAAGTACCATGTGGATATTGAGGCTGTTCAAGCCGGTGGAGCAGTGCCTTTTGGCTTGACAGAGGAGCAAGTAAGACCGCTCTTTCTGCCGAAGGCCGCCAGTCCTCTGCTTCTGAAGCGGGATAAAGGGACGATACAGATCGTTGGAGTACCAAGCTTTGACGATGAGGGAAATGCCATGGTGCTGAGGGTGAATTTCACCAACGTATTCTATATTATGAATCAGGTGCTGTTCATCGGCTTGTTCATCGTTCTAGTTATTGGCAGCTTGCTCATCCTGCTTGCCTCTCGGTATATTGTGGAGCCAGTCAAAAGACTTACCCGGGCAGCAGAGGAGATGGCCACTGGCAATCTGGCGATTCGTCTAGAGCATAAGCAAAAGGATGAATTCGGAGAATTGATGGATAGCTTCAATCACATGGTAAGCGAGCTTCAGAAAATAGACAAGATGCGTGAGGATTTTGTCGGGAACGTATCTCATGAAATTCAGAGCCCGATTACATCCATCCGTGGGTTCACGGCGGCCATTCGGGACGGACTTGTGCCTCAGGATCAGCAGAAGGAGCACATGGACATCATCTATCAGGAAACGGTGCGGCTGTCGAAGCTTAGTGAGCATCTGCTGCGGCTGGCTTCGCTTGATTCGGATCAACATCCAGTTCATCGAACGGAATATCGTCTGGATGAACAGCTTCGCAGGGTTATTCTGCTGCAAGAGCCTTTATGGACGGCGAGCAAACTCGAATTAAGGCTTGCATTACAGCCTTGTGTTGTGAAATTGGATGCGGATTTATTTGCCCAGGTGTGGCAGAACCTGCTCAGCAATGCGATCAAGCATTCAATGGAGGGGGCCGTGATCGAAGTAGATATTGAAGTGAAGAAGGAGACGGTTCTGGTTCATATGAAGGATGAGGGTCAGGGAATTCCCGCCGAGGATCTGCCCCGGATTTTTGATCGGTTCTACAGAGTGGATAAATCACGCAATCGATCAGAGGGGGGCAACGGCCTGGGGTTGTCGATTGTGAAGAAGATTGTTGAGCTTCATGGCTGTAAAATAACAGTGGTTAGCGAGGATGGGAAGGGAAGCCGATTTACGGTATCCATTCCTCTTAAGGTGGGCTGA
- a CDS encoding response regulator transcription factor yields MNTIMVVDDDPHIRKLIRLYLENSNYTVLEAGNGKEALDYIGHTRVDLLIVDLMMPHIDGFELTEDVRGYLDIPILMVTAKGESKDKVKGYQAGTDDYLVKPFDPVELVLRVQSLLKRYNISSTSVIQINDASINLAELKVSAGEKTIELKKKECELLFMLAGSPGRIFTRAELIESIWGIDYEGDERTVDVHIKRLRQRLEGFPTLIITTIRGLGYRLENL; encoded by the coding sequence CTGAACACGATTATGGTAGTAGATGACGATCCCCATATTCGCAAGCTGATCCGGCTATACCTCGAGAACAGCAATTATACTGTGCTGGAAGCCGGGAACGGCAAAGAGGCTCTTGATTATATCGGGCACACCCGGGTGGATTTACTGATTGTCGATCTGATGATGCCGCACATTGACGGCTTTGAATTGACTGAGGATGTTCGTGGCTATCTGGATATTCCGATTCTGATGGTGACCGCGAAAGGGGAGTCGAAAGACAAGGTAAAGGGATATCAGGCAGGTACGGATGATTACTTGGTGAAGCCCTTTGATCCTGTGGAATTGGTGCTGCGTGTACAATCCTTGCTGAAGCGCTACAATATTTCATCGACCAGCGTGATCCAGATTAATGATGCCAGCATTAATCTGGCCGAATTAAAGGTATCTGCGGGCGAGAAGACCATCGAATTAAAAAAGAAGGAGTGTGAGCTGTTGTTCATGCTCGCTGGCTCGCCCGGACGGATCTTCACCCGTGCGGAGCTGATTGAGAGCATATGGGGAATTGACTATGAAGGAGATGAGCGCACCGTGGATGTTCACATTAAACGCTTGCGCCAGCGCTTGGAAGGTTTCCCGACTTTGATTATTACAACCATCCGCGGACTTGGGTATCGTCTGGAGAATCTATAA
- a CDS encoding ATP-binding cassette domain-containing protein, producing MTLLEISKVSKSYTLAGKEKVSVLRDVNLKFKRGEFVSILGESGSGKSTLMNIIGGMDSDYEGDIIVQGKTLRAMKEVEMDAYRKDRIGFIFQSFNLISHLSVLENVTIAMQMTDHGAKERIRRAKEILTEVGLKDHLTKRPNQLSGGQKQRVAIARALANNPDIILADEPTGALDQETSEQILVLLDSIAQKGVLIITVTHSQRVANYGSRIVEVEDGSIKRDHILKDHYHPEKESEVKVAKNLSFAASFKLALKNMTLNAKRNILVASGGAIGILSVILMLSLGNGVTGYINDEINSNLNPRLIDVVKTAEGEAEVQAGPPKIMSEPFTEKEITTISGLKHVERIEKLATINGKSNIVWNKKNKELATLGTLTEAVKADNLEAGALPASGEVMLTDAYAKSLSSKESYRSLVGQTVSLYVNEMAAGNKPVTVAKELMVSGIYKPAEGRFVAVPEAYVTYATLEDAFSQKELVLQPTQLNAYAANQDDVASIKAEVKAAGFTSSPIASIMDKVTTYLKMASWVMSAIAGISLLVSGIMILVVLNISVVERTREIGILRAIGARKKDIRRIFFTESALLGLLSGTIAVVAALAVSAVLNSVIVNALGIELIRLTFVYLLFGLGVSTLISIIAGLLPSSKAAKLDPMESLRYE from the coding sequence ATGACATTGCTGGAGATTAGTAAGGTGAGCAAATCGTACACATTGGCGGGAAAAGAAAAGGTGTCCGTGCTGAGGGATGTGAATTTGAAATTTAAACGCGGTGAATTTGTATCCATACTGGGCGAATCGGGATCGGGCAAGTCCACACTGATGAATATTATCGGAGGAATGGATTCCGATTATGAAGGGGACATCATCGTGCAGGGAAAGACACTCCGGGCGATGAAGGAAGTCGAAATGGATGCCTATCGGAAGGATAGAATCGGTTTTATTTTTCAAAGCTTTAACTTGATTTCACATCTGTCCGTGCTGGAGAATGTGACAATCGCCATGCAGATGACGGACCATGGGGCCAAAGAACGGATACGACGTGCCAAGGAAATTTTGACCGAAGTTGGTCTGAAGGATCATTTGACCAAACGTCCTAACCAGTTATCAGGCGGGCAGAAGCAGCGGGTGGCGATTGCACGGGCTCTTGCGAACAATCCGGATATTATTCTGGCGGATGAACCGACCGGAGCACTTGATCAAGAGACGAGTGAACAGATTCTTGTCCTGTTGGACTCCATTGCCCAAAAAGGCGTGCTGATTATTACGGTAACCCACTCGCAGCGCGTGGCTAATTACGGGAGCCGAATTGTTGAGGTAGAGGATGGAAGCATTAAGAGAGATCACATTCTTAAAGACCACTACCACCCGGAGAAGGAATCAGAAGTGAAGGTAGCAAAGAATCTCAGCTTCGCGGCTTCCTTCAAGCTGGCGCTCAAAAATATGACTTTAAATGCCAAACGGAATATCCTCGTTGCATCAGGCGGAGCAATCGGGATATTGAGTGTGATTCTGATGCTTTCGCTTGGCAATGGAGTCACGGGCTATATTAACGATGAAATTAATTCCAATCTGAACCCGCGGCTGATCGATGTGGTTAAAACTGCGGAGGGTGAAGCGGAGGTGCAGGCCGGTCCTCCCAAAATCATGTCAGAGCCGTTCACCGAAAAGGAAATTACGACCATTAGCGGACTTAAGCATGTGGAAAGAATTGAGAAGTTGGCCACAATAAACGGGAAAAGCAATATCGTATGGAATAAAAAGAATAAGGAGCTTGCAACACTGGGGACGTTAACGGAGGCTGTTAAAGCGGATAATCTGGAAGCCGGGGCGCTGCCTGCCAGCGGGGAAGTGATGCTGACGGATGCGTATGCCAAAAGCTTGAGCAGTAAAGAGAGTTATCGCTCCCTTGTGGGTCAAACTGTGAGTCTATATGTCAACGAGATGGCTGCAGGGAACAAGCCGGTTACAGTGGCCAAGGAATTGATGGTTTCGGGTATATATAAACCGGCTGAAGGTCGTTTTGTGGCAGTACCCGAAGCTTATGTAACGTATGCAACGCTTGAAGATGCCTTCAGCCAGAAAGAACTCGTGTTGCAGCCTACTCAGCTTAACGCTTATGCAGCGAATCAGGATGATGTGGCTTCGATTAAAGCAGAGGTGAAGGCGGCGGGATTTACCAGCTCGCCCATAGCTAGCATCATGGATAAGGTAACTACCTATCTAAAAATGGCCTCATGGGTGATGTCCGCTATAGCCGGTATCTCCCTTCTCGTCTCAGGAATTATGATTCTGGTGGTGCTTAACATCAGCGTAGTGGAACGCACCCGTGAGATTGGTATTTTGCGGGCAATCGGGGCCAGAAAAAAGGATATTCGACGTATATTCTTCACAGAATCAGCACTTCTGGGCTTGTTAAGCGGTACTATTGCTGTGGTAGCGGCACTTGCAGTCAGTGCTGTATTGAATAGTGTGATCGTCAATGCCTTAGGAATTGAATTGATCCGCTTAACCTTTGTATACTTGCTGTTTGGTCTTGGCGTAAGTACGCTGATCAGCATCATCGCGGGCTTGCTTCCTTCTTCCAAGGCGGCTAAACTTGATCCAATGGAATCATTACGTTACGAATAA
- a CDS encoding FMN-dependent NADH-azoreductase, translating to MTTVLYITAHPLEASESYSLAVGKEFIDTYRAENPQDEIVHLDLFQMNIPTFDADIINALSKTRAGVTMDQLTEGERTKFTRIHEICDQFVAADKYVFASPMWNLTLPAVLFNYINSLCLAGKTYRYTEHGQVGLLENKKAVHIQASGGMYSEGPASSLESGQSYLRKILGFIGITSFEGILVEGMHYTPERAGDIKNEAIAKAKEAAKQF from the coding sequence ATGACAACCGTATTGTATATTACAGCTCACCCGCTTGAAGCTTCAGAATCCTACAGTTTGGCTGTGGGTAAAGAATTTATTGACACATATCGTGCTGAGAACCCGCAGGATGAAATCGTACATTTGGACTTGTTCCAAATGAATATTCCGACTTTTGATGCCGATATTATTAATGCGTTATCCAAAACACGTGCTGGAGTGACAATGGATCAGCTGACCGAAGGTGAGCGAACGAAGTTTACCCGCATCCATGAAATTTGCGATCAGTTTGTCGCGGCAGATAAATATGTTTTTGCCTCACCTATGTGGAATCTGACGCTGCCAGCTGTATTATTTAACTATATTAATAGCCTGTGTCTGGCAGGTAAAACGTACCGTTATACAGAACATGGACAGGTAGGCCTACTTGAAAACAAGAAGGCTGTGCATATTCAAGCCAGCGGCGGGATGTACTCGGAGGGCCCGGCTTCTTCTTTGGAAAGTGGTCAAAGTTATTTGCGTAAAATCTTGGGATTCATTGGAATCACGTCGTTCGAAGGTATTCTCGTTGAAGGTATGCATTATACGCCAGAGCGAGCAGGGGATATCAAGAATGAAGCCATTGCTAAAGCGAAAGAAGCAGCTAAACAGTTTTAA
- a CDS encoding Rrf2 family transcriptional regulator: MLKKARLVEVRPGVGGAYLKKEASQITLLDVYLAVDLVEDNQLFHFHKPKSECEIGQLMENVLRQELAVAQNALEQQMQRTTIQDLLNKLR; this comes from the coding sequence TTGTTAAAAAAAGCTAGACTTGTAGAGGTTCGACCTGGAGTAGGCGGTGCCTATTTAAAAAAAGAAGCCAGCCAAATTACACTCCTGGATGTATATCTTGCGGTCGATCTTGTTGAAGATAATCAACTTTTTCATTTCCACAAACCAAAATCGGAGTGTGAAATTGGACAATTAATGGAAAATGTACTTCGACAGGAGCTTGCTGTCGCACAAAATGCGCTGGAGCAGCAGATGCAACGAACCACCATTCAAGATCTTCTGAATAAACTAAGGTAA
- a CDS encoding NAD(P)-dependent oxidoreductase — MKIGVIGATGKAGILVVNEALQRNHQVVAIVRNASKLQEKNVVVIEKDIIDLEAADIQGLDVLVNAFGAPFGQEHLFVVAMERLIEILKQSPSTRLIVIGGAGSLYTDESLTTRLIDLMEVMEDIPEEVKPTGRNAAKSFELLQASSEIQWTYISPPPFFDAEGPRTRSYQKGKDILIKNSKGNSYVSYSDFVIALLDEIEQPQHTNARFTVVSEET, encoded by the coding sequence ATGAAAATTGGCGTAATTGGCGCAACCGGAAAAGCAGGAATTCTGGTTGTAAACGAAGCATTGCAAAGAAACCATCAGGTTGTAGCCATTGTCCGTAATGCGAGTAAATTGCAAGAAAAAAACGTTGTAGTCATTGAAAAAGATATTATCGACTTGGAAGCGGCAGATATTCAAGGGTTAGATGTATTGGTTAATGCCTTTGGAGCTCCGTTTGGACAAGAACACTTATTTGTTGTTGCCATGGAGAGACTGATCGAAATTTTGAAGCAATCTCCTTCTACCCGATTGATTGTAATTGGCGGCGCAGGGAGTCTGTATACCGATGAAAGTTTGACTACACGCTTGATTGATCTCATGGAAGTTATGGAGGATATTCCAGAGGAAGTTAAACCAACGGGAAGAAATGCAGCTAAGAGCTTCGAATTGCTACAAGCGTCCAGTGAAATACAATGGACTTATATAAGTCCACCACCGTTTTTTGATGCTGAAGGTCCCAGAACACGCTCTTATCAGAAAGGGAAGGATATTCTGATCAAAAATAGCAAAGGGAATAGCTATGTTAGCTATTCAGATTTTGTGATCGCCTTACTTGATGAGATCGAACAACCCCAGCATACGAATGCACGCTTCACTGTCGTTTCTGAAGAAACATAA
- a CDS encoding YafY family protein: MNKTDRLFAIVLELQRGEVMRAEDLAKTFETSVRTIYRDIQALSEAGVPVSGSPGVGYSLIEGYFLPPVSFTLEEAVALIIGADFIEQRFDHHYGKNARASRGKIEALLPKTLKEETARVRSGIRLIHPEEPRIVEREKSNIETIRLAILEGKKIRFEYHKNLADGKGNRATFRTVAPYGLVLVNGMWMLVANCDLRQDVRHFRIMRIINPVITNYGYQIPTDFNLHEYQPIGIGHDVVCLRFNADIADKVENSNNYYIENSRLHADGYDVNYRVNRPEEILNWVLGWGSQVIVLEPESLKIRVKEEIERMRKRY, translated from the coding sequence TTGAACAAGACGGATCGTCTATTCGCCATTGTATTGGAACTCCAGCGAGGCGAGGTAATGAGAGCAGAGGATCTGGCTAAAACATTTGAAACCAGTGTCAGAACGATTTATCGTGATATTCAGGCGCTTAGTGAGGCAGGCGTACCTGTATCGGGCTCACCGGGAGTAGGATACTCGCTAATTGAAGGTTACTTTCTACCACCAGTCAGTTTTACTTTAGAAGAAGCCGTGGCCTTAATTATTGGTGCTGATTTTATAGAGCAGCGCTTTGATCATCATTATGGCAAAAATGCCCGCGCTTCGCGGGGGAAAATTGAAGCATTATTACCTAAGACTCTTAAAGAGGAGACGGCGCGTGTTCGTAGTGGTATACGTCTCATTCATCCAGAGGAGCCGAGAATTGTAGAGCGTGAAAAATCGAATATTGAGACGATTCGCTTAGCTATTCTTGAGGGAAAGAAAATTCGCTTTGAATATCATAAAAATCTGGCTGACGGCAAAGGTAATCGTGCAACATTTCGTACTGTTGCGCCTTATGGGTTGGTTCTGGTAAATGGAATGTGGATGTTAGTCGCTAATTGTGATCTACGCCAGGACGTTCGCCATTTTCGAATAATGCGAATAATTAATCCTGTCATTACAAATTATGGATATCAGATCCCAACTGACTTTAATTTGCATGAGTATCAGCCAATCGGCATTGGCCATGATGTGGTGTGTCTTCGCTTCAATGCTGATATCGCAGATAAGGTGGAGAACTCAAACAACTATTACATAGAGAACAGTCGGCTGCATGCTGATGGATACGATGTAAATTATCGGGTTAATCGTCCGGAGGAGATATTGAATTGGGTGCTTGGCTGGGGATCGCAGGTTATTGTTCTTGAACCAGAGTCACTGAAAATTCGTGTAAAAGAAGAGATTGAAAGGATGAGAAAACGCTACTGA
- a CDS encoding TetR/AcrR family transcriptional regulator, which produces MRLRPKETDPRVVRTRKLLLDAFLSLMAEKDFNVISVRDITSRASVNRATFYAHFSDKYELLESFLVHSFETFMVDSLPDQDDLTEQHLVQLILIMCEYHRNMSSHYKRSYNTVIPLMESTIHKQLEGIFIKCTHQNVQTEAEKRKLEWTATMISWSIYGVAARWNNEGRKVEAEKFAQEVAPFILYGLPYSLQHLKP; this is translated from the coding sequence TTGAGATTAAGACCTAAGGAAACTGATCCCAGGGTGGTACGCACCAGAAAACTTCTGCTTGACGCGTTCCTTTCGCTGATGGCAGAGAAGGATTTTAATGTCATCAGCGTTCGAGACATCACGTCTAGAGCCAGTGTCAATCGGGCTACATTTTACGCTCATTTCAGTGATAAGTATGAACTACTTGAATCGTTCCTTGTTCATTCATTTGAAACCTTCATGGTCGATAGTTTACCTGATCAGGATGATCTGACAGAGCAGCATCTTGTTCAGTTAATTCTAATCATGTGCGAGTATCACCGAAATATGAGCAGCCATTATAAGCGAAGCTACAACACGGTCATTCCATTGATGGAGTCCACAATTCATAAACAATTAGAAGGTATTTTTATCAAATGCACCCATCAAAATGTACAAACAGAGGCAGAGAAGCGCAAGCTGGAGTGGACGGCCACCATGATAAGCTGGTCGATTTACGGTGTAGCCGCCCGTTGGAACAATGAGGGAAGAAAAGTGGAAGCAGAAAAGTTCGCTCAAGAGGTCGCGCCGTTTATTTTATACGGGTTGCCGTATTCCTTGCAACACTTAAAGCCATAA
- a CDS encoding DsbA family oxidoreductase encodes MATSTNSQDSTLVTVDVWSDIACPFCYMGTTALQQAIDQFEHGHSVQVVYHSFQLNPELPEEYAQSANEFLAHEMRVPVAQAAAMNQELSVRAATLGLKFQTDSMILTNTRRAHRLIHFARKHGQQVEMVKRLFRAHYTDSLHIGHYDVLADLADKVGLDRQKALATLESDAFEDAVKADLSHAQKLGIKGVPFILLNGKYTLTGAQPVGSYLKALQAAWEDRINQ; translated from the coding sequence ATGGCTACCTCAACGAATTCTCAAGACAGCACACTTGTTACTGTAGACGTCTGGTCTGATATCGCCTGCCCATTCTGTTACATGGGAACGACTGCACTACAACAGGCAATTGATCAATTCGAGCATGGTCACTCTGTTCAAGTAGTGTACCATAGCTTCCAACTTAATCCTGAATTACCGGAAGAATATGCACAATCCGCCAACGAATTTCTGGCCCACGAGATGCGAGTTCCCGTAGCACAGGCTGCCGCGATGAATCAAGAGCTTAGCGTTCGTGCTGCGACACTTGGACTGAAATTCCAGACCGATTCTATGATTTTGACTAACACCAGAAGGGCACATCGCCTAATTCATTTCGCACGTAAGCATGGACAACAAGTAGAGATGGTGAAGCGGTTGTTCCGTGCCCATTACACCGACAGCCTGCATATTGGACATTACGATGTGCTAGCTGATCTGGCTGATAAGGTTGGCCTCGACAGACAGAAAGCACTGGCTACACTTGAGAGTGATGCATTTGAAGATGCTGTGAAGGCAGATCTTAGTCATGCACAGAAGCTGGGAATAAAGGGAGTGCCGTTCATTCTTCTTAATGGCAAATACACCTTAACGGGCGCACAGCCTGTGGGGAGCTATTTGAAGGCGTTGCAAGCTGCTTGGGAGGATCGCATTAATCAATAA